One uncultured Caproiciproducens sp. DNA segment encodes these proteins:
- a CDS encoding DNRLRE domain-containing protein — MPTIILNTTETTFVSSAQPNNIFSFFPLLYTGTDPQYGFTISYLKYNLPPLPVTAVDSAILELSVIVKSGAAPSPVVVNRVTSPLNTNTVTYNTQPSIVATPTQRNITAADLYTAVPFDVTDTVNQWLSGMFPNEGFALTNTDGTTIVQFASNNIVYEPYFPRLILTYSTTPVGPTGPTGPTGPTGPTGPTGPTGTAGADGATGDTGPTGPTGPTGPTGAAGAAGATGDTGPTGAAGADGATGDTGPTGPTGAAGADGATGDTGPTGPTGAAGVAGATGDTGPTGAAGADGATGDTGPTGPTGAAGADGATGDTGPTGPTGAAGADGATGDTGPTGPTGAAGADGATGDTGPTGPTGAAGADGATGDTGPTGPTGAAGADGATGDTGPTGPTGAAGADGATGDTGPTGPTGAAGADGATGDTGPTGPTGTAGADGATGDTGPTGPTGAAGADGATGDTGPTGPTGAAGADGATGDTGPTGPTGPTGTAGADGATGDTGPTGPTGAAGADGATGDTGPTGPTGTAGADGATGDTGPTGPTGAAGADGATGDTGPTGPTGAAGADGATGDTGPTGPTGAAGADGATGDTGPTGPTGPTGTAGADGATGDTGPTGPTGAAGADGATGDTGPTGPTGTAGADGATGDTGPTGPTGAAGAAGATGDTGPTGPTGAAGADGATGDTGPTGPTGAAGADGATGDTGPTGPTGAAGADGATGDTGPTGPTGAAGADGATGDTGPTGPTGAAGADGATGDTGPTGPTGAAGADGATGDTGPTGPTGAAGADGATGDTGPTGPTGAAGADGATGDTGPTGPTGDTGPTGPAGVALANAFEVYVQSGAVDGDGTQANPYATIQQGVSAVPPTGVVHVLGGTYPITSQITIDKAGVTIKGSPDTLILLQNPVIAFLVTGSGVTIDGLKITSDIPYDVEFIQFNGTNHKLVNNVIYGPPQEGLSTEWIANRGFAAQSNVTELIVQNNIFYSLRQPAYLDANSTGHITDNMVYETNDGKIFRYSGNSLGSPENTVDAELLAGTL; from the coding sequence ATGCCGACTATCATATTGAATACCACGGAAACAACCTTTGTTTCATCTGCTCAGCCAAACAATATTTTCTCATTCTTTCCACTGCTCTATACCGGGACCGATCCGCAATATGGGTTCACTATCAGCTATTTAAAATATAATTTACCTCCGTTGCCGGTAACCGCAGTTGACAGTGCAATACTAGAGTTATCAGTCATAGTAAAGAGCGGTGCTGCACCAAGCCCGGTTGTCGTCAACAGAGTAACCTCGCCACTTAATACAAATACGGTGACTTATAATACGCAGCCATCTATAGTTGCGACGCCGACACAGAGGAATATCACAGCAGCAGATTTATATACAGCAGTACCATTCGATGTAACAGATACAGTTAACCAATGGTTAAGCGGGATGTTCCCCAATGAAGGCTTTGCACTTACAAATACAGATGGTACCACCATTGTCCAATTTGCCAGTAATAATATTGTGTACGAGCCTTATTTCCCCAGGTTAATTCTAACCTATTCGACCACACCAGTAGGCCCGACAGGACCAACCGGACCGACAGGACCAACCGGACCGACAGGACCAACCGGGCCAACAGGTACCGCGGGTGCGGATGGCGCTACCGGCGATACAGGGCCGACCGGACCGACAGGACCAACCGGGCCAACGGGTGCCGCGGGAGCGGCTGGTGCAACCGGCGATACCGGACCGACTGGTGCCGCGGGTGCGGATGGCGCTACCGGCGATACTGGGCCGACCGGACCAACAGGTGCCGCGGGTGCGGATGGCGCTACCGGCGATACTGGGCCGACCGGACCGACGGGTGCCGCGGGAGTGGCTGGTGCAACCGGCGATACCGGACCAACTGGTGCCGCGGGAGCGGATGGCGCTACCGGTGATACTGGGCCGACCGGACCGACAGGTGCCGCGGGTGCGGACGGCGCAACCGGTGATACTGGGCCGACCGGACCGACAGGTGCCGCAGGTGCGGATGGCGCTACCGGCGATACAGGACCAACCGGGCCAACAGGTGCCGCGGGTGCGGATGGCGCTACCGGCGATACAGGACCAACCGGGCCAACAGGTGCCGCGGGTGCGGATGGCGCTACCGGCGATACTGGGCCGACCGGACCGACAGGTGCCGCGGGTGCGGATGGCGCAACCGGCGATACTGGGCCGACCGGACCGACAGGTGCCGCAGGCGCGGATGGCGCTACCGGCGATACTGGGCCGACCGGACCGACAGGTGCCGCGGGTGCGGACGGCGCTACCGGTGATACAGGACCGACAGGACCAACAGGTACCGCGGGTGCGGATGGCGCAACCGGTGATACAGGACCAACCGGACCGACAGGTGCCGCGGGCGCGGATGGCGCTACCGGCGATACTGGGCCGACCGGACCGACAGGTGCCGCGGGCGCGGATGGCGCTACCGGCGACACAGGACCAACCGGACCGACAGGACCAACAGGTACCGCGGGTGCGGATGGCGCAACCGGTGATACAGGACCAACCGGACCGACAGGTGCCGCAGGAGCGGATGGCGCTACCGGCGATACAGGACCGACAGGACCAACAGGTACCGCGGGTGCGGATGGCGCTACCGGCGATACAGGGCCGACCGGGCCGACAGGTGCCGCGGGTGCGGATGGCGCTACCGGCGATACTGGGCCGACCGGACCGACAGGTGCCGCGGGCGCGGATGGCGCTACCGGCGATACTGGGCCGACCGGACCGACAGGTGCCGCGGGCGCGGATGGCGCTACCGGCGACACAGGACCAACCGGACCGACAGGACCAACAGGTACCGCGGGTGCGGATGGCGCAACCGGTGATACAGGACCAACCGGACCGACAGGTGCCGCAGGAGCGGATGGCGCTACCGGCGATACAGGACCGACAGGACCAACAGGTACCGCGGGTGCGGATGGCGCTACCGGCGATACAGGGCCGACCGGGCCGACAGGTGCCGCGGGAGCGGCAGGTGCAACCGGTGATACCGGACCGACAGGACCAACAGGTGCTGCGGGTGCGGATGGTGCAACCGGCGATACAGGGCCGACCGGGCCGACAGGTGCCGCGGGTGCGGATGGCGCTACCGGCGATACTGGGCCGACCGGACCGACAGGTGCTGCAGGAGCGGATGGCGCTACCGGCGATACTGGGCCGACCGGGCCGACAGGTGCCGCGGGTGCGGATGGCGCTACCGGCGACACAGGGCCGACCGGACCGACAGGTGCTGCAGGAGCGGATGGCGCTACCGGCGACACAGGACCGACCGGGCCGACAGGTGCCGCGGGTGCGGATGGCGCTACCGGCGATACTGGGCCGACCGGACCGACAGGTGCCGCGGGCGCGGATGGCGCTACCGGCGACACAGGACCAACCGGACCGACAGGTGCCGCGGGTGCGGATGGCGCTACCGGCGACACAGGGCCGACCGGACCGACAGGTGATACTGGGCCGACTGGTCCAGCAGGTGTAGCATTAGCAAACGCGTTTGAAGTATATGTTCAGTCGGGGGCGGTTGATGGAGACGGCACACAGGCCAACCCATATGCAACCATACAACAAGGCGTGTCAGCAGTACCCCCAACGGGTGTTGTTCATGTATTAGGAGGAACTTATCCGATCACTTCGCAAATAACAATAGATAAAGCAGGAGTAACCATAAAAGGATCTCCTGATACGCTGATATTACTACAGAATCCTGTCATTGCTTTTCTTGTTACAGGCAGCGGTGTCACGATAGATGGATTAAAAATTACTAGCGATATTCCTTATGATGTTGAATTTATTCAGTTTAATGGAACAAATCACAAATTAGTTAACAATGTAATATATGGTCCACCGCAAGAAGGATTATCGACTGAATGGATTGCAAATCGTGGATTTGCAGCTCAATCGAATGTGACAGAACTCATTGTGCAGAATAATATCTTTTATTCTCTCCGTCAGCCCGCCTATCTGGATGCTAATTCCACTGGTCATATTACAGATAATATGGTATATGAAACTAACGACGGAAAGATATTCCGCTATTCAGGAAATTCTTTGGGAAGTCCCGAAAATACAGTTGACGCTGAACTATTGGCTGGTACTCTATAA
- a CDS encoding glycosyltransferase: MNDEPVKITQEDKKEKAPLASIVVLAYNHLEYTKQCIESIYRYTSHIDFELITIDNGCSDGTREYFESLLNKKKISFPENIGVCKAFNSGFKIAEGKYILNISNDIVVTTHWLDNLLICMDTDPKIGMVVPICDASCNYQQITLPYQTMDEMQSAAERYNISNPDLWEERLKLSNYAGIYRGELLKALGGFDEDFNPGSYDDDAICFSIRRIGYKVILAKDTFVHHFGARTFNEEYEKDKNLLIRNKSLFIRKFGVNPYVAGTIDYNVLNLLSYSGAYNVDILGIGRSYGTTVLQLKNTCRSHGSKNVRLYYLSEQMYNMVELRTICNECICAPIKDIQLYFASRLYDYIIVESSFDSLPDKEDFFTDLYRHLKADGKIVCTAPNQAALYEIMGIFSRLGANFDGQIHYYYLCFSKPV, encoded by the coding sequence ATGAATGATGAACCTGTAAAAATAACACAGGAGGACAAGAAAGAGAAAGCACCGCTCGCGAGTATTGTTGTTCTGGCATATAACCACTTAGAGTATACAAAGCAATGTATTGAAAGTATTTACCGTTACACGTCGCATATAGATTTCGAGTTAATAACCATCGATAATGGCTGCTCAGACGGTACTCGTGAATACTTTGAAAGTCTTCTTAATAAGAAAAAAATCAGTTTTCCGGAGAACATCGGTGTATGTAAAGCCTTTAACAGTGGCTTTAAGATAGCTGAAGGAAAATATATCCTGAATATCAGCAATGATATTGTGGTGACAACACATTGGCTTGATAATCTTCTGATTTGTATGGACACTGACCCTAAAATCGGGATGGTAGTTCCGATTTGCGATGCGTCCTGCAATTATCAGCAAATCACCCTTCCTTATCAAACAATGGATGAAATGCAAAGTGCTGCCGAACGTTATAACATCAGTAACCCAGACTTATGGGAGGAGCGTTTAAAGCTATCCAATTATGCAGGGATATATCGAGGTGAACTATTAAAAGCTTTGGGCGGGTTCGATGAGGACTTTAATCCGGGAAGCTATGATGACGATGCGATCTGCTTTAGCATCAGAAGGATTGGATATAAAGTAATTTTGGCAAAAGATACTTTTGTTCATCATTTCGGTGCTCGCACATTTAATGAGGAGTATGAAAAAGATAAGAATCTTTTAATCCGGAATAAGAGTCTGTTTATAAGAAAATTTGGTGTTAATCCATATGTAGCAGGAACAATAGATTATAATGTACTAAATCTTTTGTCTTACAGTGGAGCATACAATGTCGATATTCTTGGTATTGGCAGATCCTATGGTACAACGGTACTTCAGTTAAAGAACACCTGTAGGAGCCATGGCAGTAAAAATGTGAGGCTATATTACCTTTCAGAGCAAATGTATAATATGGTCGAATTGAGAACGATATGCAACGAGTGTATTTGTGCTCCGATTAAAGATATTCAACTATATTTTGCAAGTAGGTTATATGATTACATTATTGTTGAAAGCAGCTTCGATTCGCTTCCCGATAAAGAAGATTTCTTTACCGATCTGTATCGTCATTTAAAGGCTGATGGCAAAATTGTCTGTACCGCTCCCAATCAGGCGGCGCTTTATGAAATTATGGGCATATTTTCACGTTTAGGAGCAAATTTTGACGGTCAGATTCATTATTACTATCTATGCTTTTCTAAACCGGTATAA
- a CDS encoding ABC transporter permease: MPVFKLCMKIVKKNLPSMMIYVVIFLGISVLFAANASKSQPTSFTSQKASVAFISEESSPLIDGFKQELSKNAVYVNIPDETEKLQDALYFRNVTCIIRIPNGFTQAFMRGEDIQIQKTTVPGSVSNAYIDISINQYFNNARLYVKNIKGITQEELVQHLKTDLTVNVPVDLKNVQANSDTDFTKNYFNYLSYALFSILILGISAIMLVFNNKDLSRRNFCSPVSAGRMNLQFILANFVFTFSCWAIMVGVGMVMGIRADSNGNFAYFLLNSIIFTLCASSVSFLIGNLLKNRNAISAVCNVVTLGPCFISGVFVSQELLNNTVLKIASFTPTYWYVKANNQIAALTDLNASNLQQIFHYILIEFGFALAFFAVSLAVGKKKRTSDN; this comes from the coding sequence ATGCCAGTCTTTAAACTTTGCATGAAGATTGTTAAGAAGAACCTGCCTTCCATGATGATCTATGTTGTAATCTTCTTGGGCATATCCGTTCTTTTTGCAGCGAATGCCTCAAAAAGTCAGCCGACAAGCTTTACTTCTCAAAAAGCAAGCGTCGCCTTTATCAGTGAGGAAAGCAGCCCCTTGATTGACGGTTTTAAGCAGGAGCTTTCCAAAAACGCGGTTTATGTAAATATACCGGATGAAACGGAAAAGCTTCAGGATGCCCTTTATTTTCGAAATGTTACCTGCATTATTCGAATCCCCAATGGTTTTACCCAGGCCTTCATGCGGGGGGAGGATATACAGATTCAAAAAACAACCGTACCCGGCTCTGTCAGCAATGCTTATATTGATATTAGCATCAACCAGTATTTTAACAATGCCAGACTTTATGTTAAAAATATCAAGGGAATTACCCAGGAAGAGCTGGTTCAGCATCTAAAAACAGATTTGACAGTCAATGTCCCTGTTGACCTAAAAAATGTTCAAGCCAATTCTGATACCGATTTTACCAAGAATTATTTCAACTATCTTTCCTATGCTCTTTTTTCAATATTGATTTTAGGAATATCGGCGATTATGCTTGTTTTCAACAACAAAGACCTAAGCCGCAGAAATTTCTGTTCGCCGGTCAGTGCCGGCCGCATGAACCTTCAGTTTATTTTGGCCAACTTTGTATTTACTTTTTCCTGCTGGGCAATCATGGTGGGCGTTGGAATGGTGATGGGCATACGGGCCGATTCGAATGGCAATTTTGCGTATTTCCTCCTGAATTCGATTATATTTACCCTTTGCGCTTCGAGCGTCAGCTTCCTGATTGGAAATCTGCTTAAAAACCGCAACGCAATATCGGCGGTCTGCAATGTGGTCACGCTTGGCCCGTGCTTCATCAGCGGAGTATTCGTTTCTCAGGAGCTGCTAAATAATACCGTGCTGAAAATTGCCAGTTTCACCCCGACTTACTGGTATGTAAAGGCAAACAACCAGATTGCTGCCTTGACAGACCTTAATGCTTCTAATCTCCAACAAATATTTCATTATATTCTGATCGAATTCGGCTTCGCACTTGCGTTTTTTGCGGTGTCGCTGGCAGTGGGAAAGAAAAAAAGGACGAGCGATAACTAG
- a CDS encoding exosporium glycoprotein BclB-related protein translates to MSLDNCYSQNGNNQNPINPQMKIYHCLDKQDYFYCPHCPPCPIFITGPIGPTGPTGATGATGAAGATGPTGAAGAAGATGATGPTGAAGAAGATGDTGPTGAAGAAGATGPTGPTGATGAAGAAGATGDTGPTGAAGAAGATGDTGPTGAAGAAGATGDTGPTGAAGAAGATGDTGPTGAAGVDGAAGATGDTGPTGAAGAAGATGDTGPTGAAGAAGAAGATGDTGPTGPTGATGAAGATGDTGPTGPTGATGAAGATGDTGSTGAAGAAGAAGATGDTGPTGPTGATGAAGATGDTGPTGAAGAAGAAGATGDTGPTGPTGATGLAAAGSIIPFASGTPVELTSIAGGLVGLPGFIGFGTSAQGQNVLTGTIDLTGGPGLAINEAFSVPRDGTITSISAFFSTTAALSLVGSTITVNAQLYESTTPDNTFTPIINTLVILTPTLTGILSAGTIVRGVVTGLSLPVTTETRLLMVYSITSAGISLLNTVAGYASAGVTIV, encoded by the coding sequence ATGTCTCTTGATAATTGCTATTCGCAAAATGGTAACAATCAAAATCCTATTAATCCGCAAATGAAAATTTACCACTGTTTGGATAAACAGGATTACTTTTATTGTCCACATTGTCCGCCTTGTCCCATTTTCATAACAGGTCCAATTGGACCGACTGGTCCGACAGGAGCCACAGGTGCCACAGGTGCGGCTGGTGCTACCGGCCCAACAGGTGCCGCGGGAGCGGCTGGTGCTACCGGTGCTACCGGCCCGACTGGTGCCGCAGGTGCCGCTGGCGCAACCGGTGATACCGGACCGACTGGTGCCGCAGGAGCGGCTGGTGCTACCGGCCCGACTGGTCCGACAGGAGCCACAGGTGCGGCTGGTGCCGCTGGCGCAACCGGTGATACCGGACCAACTGGTGCGGCTGGTGCAGCTGGCGCAACCGGCGATACCGGACCGACGGGTGCCGCAGGTGCGGCTGGCGCGACCGGAGATACCGGCCCGACTGGTGCCGCAGGTGCAGCTGGTGCGACCGGAGATACCGGCCCGACTGGTGCAGCTGGTGTGGATGGTGCAGCTGGTGCGACCGGAGATACCGGACCGACGGGTGCCGCTGGAGCCGCTGGCGCAACCGGAGATACCGGACCGACGGGTGCCGCTGGAGCCGCAGGTGCGGCTGGCGCAACCGGCGATACCGGACCGACTGGCCCGACTGGTGCAACAGGAGCCGCTGGCGCAACCGGCGATACCGGACCGACTGGCCCGACTGGTGCAACAGGAGCCGCTGGCGCAACCGGAGATACCGGCTCGACTGGTGCCGCTGGAGCCGCAGGTGCGGCTGGCGCAACCGGCGATACCGGACCGACTGGCCCGACGGGTGCAACAGGAGCCGCTGGCGCAACCGGAGATACCGGACCGACGGGTGCCGCTGGAGCCGCAGGTGCGGCTGGTGCAACCGGAGATACCGGCCCGACTGGCCCGACGGGTGCAACAGGCTTGGCGGCTGCCGGAAGCATTATTCCTTTTGCGTCGGGAACGCCGGTCGAATTGACCTCAATTGCAGGCGGCCTCGTCGGTCTGCCAGGCTTTATTGGCTTTGGCACTTCAGCTCAGGGGCAGAATGTCCTTACAGGAACAATTGACCTGACAGGCGGCCCCGGCCTTGCAATTAATGAAGCATTTTCTGTTCCGCGCGACGGAACAATCACTTCCATCTCTGCATTTTTCAGTACAACGGCGGCGCTGTCCCTGGTTGGGTCAACCATAACAGTCAACGCGCAGTTGTATGAATCGACTACGCCTGACAATACGTTTACGCCTATTATCAATACGCTTGTCATTTTAACCCCCACCTTAACCGGCATTCTTTCAGCAGGTACGATTGTCCGCGGAGTTGTGACAGGGCTCAGTCTACCGGTAACCACAGAAACGCGTTTGCTGATGGTATACTCGATTACTTCCGCAGGTATTTCGCTTCTTAACACAGTTGCCGGTTATGCCAGTGCAGGCGTAACCATCGTATAG
- the rfbF gene encoding glucose-1-phosphate cytidylyltransferase produces MKAVILCGGKGTRMREETEFRPKPLVNVGENPIIWHIMKIYSHYGINDFILCVGYKGDMIKRYFMEMCWRNNDFTVKTGASADVIYHTTDEENWNVTIVDTGEETQTGGRIKQIEKYIEGDDFMLTYGDGLSNINIQKLYAYHKRTGKVATLTGVNPTSPYGIIQTTDGVVTSFKEKPVLDDVINGGYMVLNRKIFDYFPEEDCAFEQEPLRRLAHDSQLAVYLHTGFWTSIDTYKDIERVNALWREEPPWKLWM; encoded by the coding sequence ATGAAAGCAGTTATCTTATGTGGAGGCAAAGGAACCCGTATGCGGGAAGAAACCGAATTTCGTCCAAAGCCACTGGTAAATGTGGGAGAAAATCCAATTATCTGGCATATTATGAAAATCTATTCCCATTATGGCATCAACGATTTCATTCTGTGCGTCGGTTATAAAGGAGATATGATTAAACGTTACTTTATGGAAATGTGTTGGCGCAACAATGATTTCACTGTTAAAACCGGTGCCAGCGCTGATGTAATTTATCATACCACAGACGAAGAAAATTGGAATGTAACAATTGTTGACACTGGGGAAGAAACACAAACAGGAGGCAGAATAAAGCAAATAGAGAAGTATATTGAAGGTGACGATTTTATGCTCACCTACGGCGACGGATTGAGTAATATCAATATTCAAAAGTTATATGCATATCACAAACGCACCGGCAAAGTTGCAACGCTAACCGGCGTGAACCCTACTTCCCCCTACGGTATCATTCAAACAACGGACGGGGTGGTCACTTCATTTAAAGAAAAGCCTGTTTTGGATGATGTAATCAATGGCGGATATATGGTTTTGAATCGAAAAATATTTGACTATTTTCCCGAAGAAGACTGTGCTTTTGAACAAGAGCCGCTTCGCCGACTTGCCCATGATTCGCAGCTGGCCGTGTATCTTCACACCGGATTCTGGACTTCAATCGACACTTATAAAGACATTGAGCGTGTCAATGCGCTTTGGCGGGAAGAACCGCCATGGAAATTATGGATGTAA
- a CDS encoding glycosyl transferase family 2: MKKYKICVYAICKDEESFVDRWMDAVSEADLVVVTDTGSSDGTVEKLKARGAVVYEEEIKPWRFDTARNIAMDHIPEDMDICVSNDLDEIFEPGWRQKLEDAWQPIYTRARYLFTWSRNSDGTYGKQFSMEKIHRRHGFRWIHPVHEILEYTGEDPDNIVWVNGLVLNHFPDTSKPRSQYLPLLELSAKENPDDDRVAFWLGREYMYYRQFDQCIETLTNYLKMPTALWNEERCAAMRFIASCYLEKGDRTNTKIWLFRAAAECPTIREPYLQLANLGYLESDWPLVYLMVTEGLKITQKSGSYLLEPAAWGYALYDYGAICCYRLGLYQQSLGYALQACSIQPDDARLKQNLELIQLKVPKSGS; encoded by the coding sequence TTGAAGAAATATAAAATTTGTGTTTATGCGATTTGTAAAGATGAAGAATCGTTTGTTGACCGTTGGATGGACGCAGTCAGTGAAGCGGATTTAGTCGTTGTAACGGATACCGGTTCTTCAGATGGTACAGTCGAAAAGCTCAAGGCACGCGGTGCTGTTGTTTATGAAGAAGAAATTAAGCCCTGGCGCTTTGATACAGCAAGAAATATTGCTATGGATCATATTCCGGAAGATATGGATATTTGCGTATCAAATGATCTGGATGAAATTTTTGAACCGGGATGGCGGCAGAAACTTGAAGATGCTTGGCAGCCCATTTACACTCGGGCCAGGTATCTTTTCACATGGAGCCGTAACAGCGACGGAACATACGGGAAGCAATTCTCTATGGAGAAAATACATCGCCGCCACGGATTCCGATGGATACATCCCGTACATGAAATCTTGGAATATACCGGTGAAGACCCCGATAATATTGTCTGGGTGAATGGACTTGTGCTGAATCATTTTCCGGATACATCAAAACCAAGAAGCCAATACCTGCCGCTGCTGGAACTTTCAGCAAAAGAGAACCCGGATGACGACCGGGTGGCATTTTGGCTTGGACGCGAGTATATGTATTACCGTCAGTTCGATCAATGTATTGAAACATTGACCAACTATTTAAAAATGCCTACCGCTCTTTGGAATGAAGAACGCTGCGCGGCAATGCGGTTTATTGCAAGCTGCTATTTGGAGAAAGGCGACCGCACCAATACGAAAATCTGGCTTTTCCGTGCAGCTGCAGAATGTCCTACCATCCGTGAACCCTATTTACAGCTCGCAAATCTCGGTTACCTGGAAAGCGACTGGCCGCTGGTGTACCTGATGGTCACCGAAGGACTGAAAATAACGCAAAAATCCGGAAGTTATCTGTTGGAACCCGCTGCGTGGGGCTACGCACTTTACGATTACGGCGCAATCTGCTGCTATCGTCTGGGGTTATATCAGCAGTCACTGGGCTATGCATTACAGGCCTGCAGTATACAGCCGGACGACGCGCGGCTTAAGCAGAATTTGGAACTCATACAGCTTAAAGTTCCGAAAAGCGGTTCATGA
- a CDS encoding glycosyl transferase family 2 produces the protein MKYKVCVYAICKNEVQFVDRWMDSMKEADLVIVTDTGSSDNTADKLRSRGAIVYTEEIKPWRFDVARNVSLDHVPKDTDICVCTDLDEILSPGWRECLENAWQPDTGMGKYLYNWSHKVDGSPDIQFNYFKVHARKSYRWAYPIHECLKYSGTGPDKAVFIDGMVLDHYPDQTKSRGSYLPLLELAVKESPQDDRMIYYLGREYMYKSMWHECIDTLKKHLALPTAIWKEERCASMRWIAKAYNMLSQKAEAYSWYYRAMAEMPLMREPYVECALMAYQHGDWPMAFYMSEAALRIQQKSPTYINMGYAWDFTPDDLCAIACYRLGMYERSAAHAKAALTFSPNDSRLLKNLKLIEEKL, from the coding sequence ATGAAATATAAAGTTTGTGTGTATGCGATCTGTAAAAATGAAGTGCAGTTTGTCGACCGCTGGATGGACTCCATGAAAGAAGCCGATCTGGTTATTGTCACGGATACGGGATCATCGGACAATACAGCAGACAAATTAAGATCCCGCGGCGCTATTGTTTATACAGAAGAAATTAAGCCGTGGCGATTCGATGTTGCCAGAAACGTTTCACTTGACCATGTACCGAAGGACACCGACATCTGTGTTTGTACGGATCTCGATGAGATTTTGTCGCCGGGCTGGCGTGAATGTTTGGAGAATGCATGGCAGCCGGATACGGGTATGGGAAAATATTTATATAATTGGAGTCATAAAGTGGATGGCAGCCCTGATATTCAATTCAACTATTTTAAAGTACACGCACGCAAAAGTTATCGTTGGGCTTACCCGATTCACGAGTGCCTGAAGTATAGTGGAACCGGACCGGATAAGGCCGTATTTATTGACGGAATGGTACTCGACCATTATCCTGACCAGACCAAATCGAGAGGTTCCTATCTCCCGCTTCTGGAACTCGCTGTAAAAGAATCCCCGCAGGACGACCGCATGATTTATTATCTGGGCCGGGAATACATGTACAAAAGTATGTGGCACGAATGTATTGACACTTTGAAAAAACATTTAGCCCTTCCGACAGCCATCTGGAAAGAAGAGCGTTGCGCTTCTATGCGCTGGATTGCGAAAGCGTATAATATGCTTTCGCAAAAAGCGGAGGCGTACAGCTGGTATTACCGTGCCATGGCAGAGATGCCCCTTATGCGCGAGCCTTACGTGGAATGCGCACTGATGGCTTATCAGCACGGGGATTGGCCGATGGCTTTCTATATGTCTGAAGCGGCGCTGCGAATTCAGCAGAAATCACCTACGTATATTAATATGGGATATGCATGGGATTTTACCCCGGATGATCTTTGCGCCATTGCCTGCTATCGGCTGGGCATGTACGAACGTTCGGCAGCACATGCAAAAGCTGCGCTTACCTTTAGTCCTAACGACTCCCGGCTTTTAAAAAATTTAAAATTAATTGAAGAAAAGCTTTGA